In the Mya arenaria isolate MELC-2E11 chromosome 11, ASM2691426v1 genome, one interval contains:
- the LOC128209175 gene encoding 3-oxo-5-alpha-steroid 4-dehydrogenase 1-like isoform X2, with protein sequence MANMFENILTLILDKDIIVLNIVSYIYFGTAVLVFLLLYSGITAPYGRYARGGWGLFVNGKIAWFVQEIPSFLVPVAFIVLGAPKLTQMPNVLLFTMFTIHYFQRACIFPFLIKGGKPTPFMPFSMALVFCLVNGYLQSAYILHHAEYGAEWWTRPHLWIGVCLFFTGMLVNIHADHVLRNLRRPGETGYKIPRGGMFELVSGANFFGEMLEWFGFAVACWSLPAAAFSCFTCCNIGPRAWQHHNWYLQKFEDYPKSRKAVIPFIL encoded by the exons ATGGCTAACATGTTTGAGAATATATTGACTTTGATTCTTGACAAAGACATTATAGTGTTAAACATTgtgtcatacatttattttggaacTGCTGTGCTAGTTTTTCTTCTGTTGTATTCTGGAATAACTGCGCCGTACGGTCGGTACGCTCGCGGTGGTTGGGGACTGTTTGTCAATGGGAAGATAGCATGGTTTGTGCAGGAAATACCGTCCTTTCTCGTACCGGTGGCATTTATCGTATTAGGGGCACCAAAGTTGACACAGATGCCcaatgtgttgttgtttacaaTGTTTACCATTCATTACTTCCAAAG GGCGTGCATCTTCCCGTTCCTGATCAAGGGCGGCAAGCCGACGCCGTTTATGCCGTTCTCCATGGCGTTGGTGTTCTGCCTGGTGAATGGGTATCTGCAGTCCGCCTACATCCTGCACCACGCAGAGTATGGTGCCGAGTGGTGGACACGGCCGCATCTGTGGATAG GCGTATGTTTGTTCTTCACGGGCATGCTGGTGAATATTCACGCTGACCACGTTCTCAGGAATCTCCGTAGACCAGGGGAAACCGGATACAAGATCCCAAGAg GCGGAATGTTTGAGCTCGTGTCCGGCGCGAACTTTTTCGGTGAAATGCTAGAGTGGTTCGGGTTCGCGGTCGCCTGCTGGTCACTTCCGGCCGCCGCGTTTTCCTGTTTCACTTGCTGCAACATCGGCCCGCGCGCCTGGCAACATCACAA ctgGTATCTACAGAAATTCGAGGACTATCCGAAGTCGAGGAAGGCAGTGATTCCGTTTATACTCTAG
- the LOC128209175 gene encoding 3-oxo-5-alpha-steroid 4-dehydrogenase 1-like isoform X3 — translation MPFSMALVFCLVNGYLQSAYILHHAEYGAEWWTRPHLWIGVCLFFTGMLVNIHADHVLRNLRRPGETGYKIPRGGMFELVSGANFFGEMLEWFGFAVACWSLPAAAFSCFTCCNIGPRAWQHHNWYLQKFEDYPKSRKAVIPFIL, via the exons ATGCCGTTCTCCATGGCGTTGGTGTTCTGCCTGGTGAATGGGTATCTGCAGTCCGCCTACATCCTGCACCACGCAGAGTATGGTGCCGAGTGGTGGACACGGCCGCATCTGTGGATAG GCGTATGTTTGTTCTTCACGGGCATGCTGGTGAATATTCACGCTGACCACGTTCTCAGGAATCTCCGTAGACCAGGGGAAACCGGATACAAGATCCCAAGAg GCGGAATGTTTGAGCTCGTGTCCGGCGCGAACTTTTTCGGTGAAATGCTAGAGTGGTTCGGGTTCGCGGTCGCCTGCTGGTCACTTCCGGCCGCCGCGTTTTCCTGTTTCACTTGCTGCAACATCGGCCCGCGCGCCTGGCAACATCACAA ctgGTATCTACAGAAATTCGAGGACTATCCGAAGTCGAGGAAGGCAGTGATTCCGTTTATACTCTAG
- the LOC128209163 gene encoding putative transmembrane protein INAFM2, giving the protein MDKEDGHTTTFTHRSNASHSVPKGPTFSADKNKTKMAAKTNKKWVRLATVLAYVLAVSLAAIILAIYYSLIWDPQLKTTTISTPTTVSGAMSSEGVTKAMLNETTVAAISTSAPEFTGSN; this is encoded by the exons ATGGATAAAGAGGACGGTCATACTACCACATTCACTCACAGGTCTAACGCTTCGCACTCGGTTCCAAAAGGACCAACGTTTTCAGCAGACAAAAATAAGACAAAGATGGCCGCGAAGACAAACAAGAAATGGGTACGACTTGCAACAGTGTTGGCGTACGTATTGGCGGTATCATTGGCAGCCATCATTCTTGCCATTTACTACAGTTTGATCTGGGATCCGCAGCTGAAGACGACGACAATATCCACGCCGACGACTGTCAGTGGAGCCATGAGCTCAGAGGGCGTGACCAAGGCCATGCTTAACGAAACAACAGTGGCAGCAATCTCTACATCTGCTCCAGAATTTACTG GTTCAAACTAG
- the LOC128209175 gene encoding 3-oxo-5-alpha-steroid 4-dehydrogenase 1-like isoform X1, with the protein MNSTMANVVENILTLIFDKDIRVLNIVSYIYFVTALLIFLLLFSGITAPYGRYARGGWGLFVNGKIAWFVQEIPSFLVPVAFIVLGAPKLAQMPNLLLFSMFTIHFVQRACIFPFLIKGGKPTPFMPFSMALVFCLVNGYLQSAYILHHAEYGAEWWTRPHLWIGVCLFFTGMLVNIHADHVLRNLRRPGETGYKIPRGGMFELVSGANFFGEMLEWFGFAVACWSLPAAAFSCFTCCNIGPRAWQHHNWYLQKFEDYPKSRKAVIPFIL; encoded by the exons ATGAATAGCACGATGGCAAATGTGGTTGAGAATATATTGACATTGATTTTTGACAAAGACATTCGCGTGTTAAATATTGTGTCATACATTTACTTTGTAACTGCTTTGCTAATATTTTTGCTGCTGTTTTCTGGCATAACCGCGCCGTACGGTCGGTACGCTCGTGGCGGTTGGGGACTGTTTGTCAATGGGAAGATAGCATGGTTTGTGCAGGAAATACCGTCCTTTCTCGTACCGGTGGCATTTATCGTATTAGGGGCACCAAAGTTGGCACAGATGcctaatttgttgttgttttcaatgtttaccATTCACTTCGTTCAAAG GGCGTGCATCTTCCCGTTCCTGATCAAGGGCGGCAAGCCGACGCCGTTTATGCCGTTCTCCATGGCGTTGGTGTTCTGCCTGGTGAATGGGTATCTGCAGTCCGCCTACATCCTGCACCACGCAGAGTATGGTGCCGAGTGGTGGACACGGCCGCATCTGTGGATAG GCGTATGTTTGTTCTTCACGGGCATGCTGGTGAATATTCACGCTGACCACGTTCTCAGGAATCTCCGTAGACCAGGGGAAACCGGATACAAGATCCCAAGAg GCGGAATGTTTGAGCTCGTGTCCGGCGCGAACTTTTTCGGTGAAATGCTAGAGTGGTTCGGGTTCGCGGTCGCCTGCTGGTCACTTCCGGCCGCCGCGTTTTCCTGTTTCACTTGCTGCAACATCGGCCCGCGCGCCTGGCAACATCACAA ctgGTATCTACAGAAATTCGAGGACTATCCGAAGTCGAGGAAGGCAGTGATTCCGTTTATACTCTAG